One part of the Clostridium thermosuccinogenes genome encodes these proteins:
- a CDS encoding RsmF rRNA methyltransferase first C-terminal domain-containing protein, whose amino-acid sequence MKLPLEFLNKMESLLGKEEFEEFMRSYEMPRYYGLRVNTLKISVEEFLKISPFQLEPIPWTKDGFYYAEGESPGRHPYYYAGLYYIQEPSAMLPGAVIDAKPGERILDLCAAPGGKTVQIAAGMQGQGLLVANDINSDRVKALVKNIELCGVRNAIVTNESPDKLARNFEGYFDKVLVDAPCSGEGMFRKDEDAARSWESFKCEKCAGMQWDILKNVDKLLKPGGVVVYSTCTFSPEENERMISMFLEQYGNYELLDIPKVAGIQDGRPEWADNSKELAKTARLWPHKLKGEGHFVARMKKAAREEKDGGQNDTSSRYAEGRANISKISGKGMEGHIEALKAFCRDNLQVDINGHFAVKGNNIYCLPVEYPDLSGIKVAKFGWYLGEFSGGRFEPSHSMAIALNKADFKNVFDLSSESADVIRYLKGETLIAEGKKGCRAVCVDGYSLGWAKQTGDMLKNLYPKGWRKMA is encoded by the coding sequence ATGAAGCTGCCATTGGAATTTTTGAATAAAATGGAAAGTTTGCTGGGCAAGGAAGAATTTGAAGAATTCATGAGATCTTATGAAATGCCCAGATATTATGGGTTAAGAGTGAATACTCTCAAGATCAGCGTGGAGGAGTTCCTTAAAATATCACCCTTCCAGTTGGAACCCATACCTTGGACAAAGGATGGTTTTTATTATGCTGAAGGAGAAAGCCCGGGAAGGCACCCTTATTATTATGCCGGCTTATATTATATTCAAGAGCCTAGTGCCATGCTGCCGGGAGCTGTTATAGATGCAAAGCCGGGAGAAAGGATTCTTGACCTGTGTGCGGCTCCGGGCGGAAAAACGGTGCAGATAGCTGCGGGAATGCAAGGGCAAGGCCTTCTGGTGGCAAATGATATAAACTCGGATCGTGTAAAGGCATTGGTTAAGAATATAGAATTATGCGGAGTGAGAAATGCGATAGTGACGAATGAGTCGCCGGACAAGCTGGCACGGAATTTTGAGGGATACTTTGACAAAGTGCTGGTGGATGCCCCCTGTTCCGGCGAAGGTATGTTCAGAAAGGACGAAGATGCGGCGCGCAGCTGGGAAAGCTTCAAATGCGAAAAATGTGCCGGCATGCAGTGGGACATACTAAAGAATGTCGATAAACTTCTCAAACCGGGAGGAGTGGTTGTATACTCCACATGCACGTTTTCTCCCGAAGAGAACGAGAGGATGATCAGCATGTTCCTGGAACAGTATGGCAATTATGAGCTGCTGGACATCCCTAAAGTCGCAGGAATACAAGACGGAAGGCCCGAATGGGCGGACAACAGCAAAGAACTGGCAAAGACAGCGCGTTTGTGGCCTCATAAGCTGAAAGGAGAAGGGCATTTTGTTGCCAGAATGAAAAAGGCTGCGAGGGAAGAAAAAGATGGTGGTCAAAATGACACCAGCAGCAGGTATGCAGAGGGAAGAGCGAATATTTCAAAAATCTCCGGCAAGGGCATGGAAGGTCATATTGAAGCATTGAAAGCTTTTTGCAGGGACAATCTGCAAGTTGACATAAACGGGCATTTTGCTGTAAAGGGAAATAATATCTATTGCCTGCCTGTGGAATATCCGGACCTTTCGGGAATAAAGGTGGCGAAATTCGGCTGGTACTTAGGGGAATTTTCCGGAGGAAGGTTTGAACCGTCGCATTCCATGGCCATTGCACTAAATAAGGCTGACTTTAAGAACGTATTTGATTTGAGCTCTGAATCGGCTGATGTCATACGATATCTCAAAGGTGAGACTCTGATCGCCGAAGGGAAAAAAGGATGCAGGGCTGTTTGTGTGGACGGCTATTCTCTGGGATGGGCAAAGCAGACGGGAGATATGCTAAAGAACCTCTATCCCAAGGGGTGGAGGAAAATGGCATGA
- a CDS encoding GntR family transcriptional regulator, with product MSKNLNDEDAGYSVSLRKRVFDHIQNDILNGKYQPGDSLIETRLSEELGVSRTPIREAIRQLELEDLVQTIPNKGAIVKGISPQDIKDIYTIRMMIEGLAARWAAEKITPEELKELREALEFEEFYTMKNDVAHLGKYDFKFHDIIFKASKSKPLMHTLSTFHHYVQRARNASFETPGRALKALEEHRNIYNAIAAGDAERAEKLTTEHVYNASLNLLNNVKKEEDN from the coding sequence GTGTCTAAAAATCTTAATGATGAGGATGCCGGATATTCAGTTTCTCTTAGAAAAAGAGTTTTCGACCATATACAGAATGATATCTTAAACGGCAAATACCAACCCGGTGACAGCCTCATTGAGACCCGTTTGTCGGAAGAGCTTGGGGTAAGCAGGACTCCAATACGGGAAGCTATAAGACAGCTGGAGCTGGAAGATCTCGTGCAGACGATACCCAACAAGGGAGCTATTGTAAAAGGCATTTCTCCCCAGGACATCAAGGATATTTACACTATAAGGATGATGATAGAAGGGCTGGCTGCCCGGTGGGCTGCTGAAAAGATTACGCCCGAGGAACTGAAGGAATTAAGGGAAGCTCTTGAATTTGAAGAGTTTTATACGATGAAAAATGATGTGGCTCATCTGGGTAAATATGATTTCAAATTTCACGACATCATATTTAAAGCCAGCAAAAGCAAACCTCTGATGCATACCCTCAGCACTTTTCACCATTATGTTCAGAGAGCCAGAAATGCATCCTTCGAAACCCCGGGGAGAGCATTGAAAGCCCTCGAGGAGCACAGGAACATTTATAATGCAATTGCGGCTGGGGATGCGGAAAGGGCGGAAAAATTGACGACCGAGCATGTGTATAATGCAAGCCTTAATCTCCTGAATAATGTAAAAAAAGAAGAAGATAACTGA
- a CDS encoding aconitate hydratase, with product MGLNLAQKIIKAHLVSGEMIAGKEISIKIDQTLTQDSTGTMAYLQFEAMGIPRVKTKKSVAYIDHNTLQAGFENADDHKYIQTVAAKHGIYFSRPGNGICHQVHLERFGVPGMTLLGSDSHTPTGGGLGMLAIGAGGLDVAVAMGGGPYYLTMPKVCRVILKGRLNPWIAAKDIILEVLRLLTVKGGVGKIIEYAGEGVKTLTVPERATITNMGAELGATTSIFPSDEVTRAFLKAQGRESDWVELKPDDDAVYDEEIVIDLDKLEPLVALPHSPDNVVKISEVGKIKVDQVAIGSCTNSSYVDMMKVAMMLKGKTVHPDVSLVIAPGSKQVLTMLAQNGALADMVAAGARILESACGPCIGMGQAPASNAVSLRTFNRNFEGRSGTASAKVYLVSPEVAAASAITGVLTDPRELGEAPVVSMPEEFLVNDNMIVPPAEDGEKVEVVRGPNIKPFPLNSELPEKVCGKALIKVGDNITTDHIMPSNAKLLPFRSNIPYLAEFCLTPCDPDFPKRAKENGGGFIVGGSNYGQGSSREHAALAPLQLGVKGVIAKSFARIHMANLINSGILPMTFVDEADYDSIDCGDELVIEDARNRIKNGGELLLRNITKNKDIKVKVALSERQAEMILAGGLINYTRRQSNQ from the coding sequence TTGGGACTTAATTTAGCACAGAAGATAATAAAGGCTCATCTTGTAAGCGGCGAGATGATAGCCGGAAAGGAAATCTCAATAAAAATAGATCAGACTTTGACCCAGGACTCGACCGGCACCATGGCATATCTGCAGTTTGAGGCCATGGGAATACCCAGGGTAAAGACCAAAAAGTCGGTGGCATATATAGACCATAATACGCTTCAGGCGGGTTTTGAGAATGCCGATGACCACAAATATATACAGACTGTCGCAGCAAAGCACGGCATTTATTTTTCCCGTCCGGGCAATGGAATTTGCCACCAGGTGCATTTGGAAAGATTCGGTGTGCCAGGGATGACATTGCTGGGCTCCGACAGCCATACACCGACCGGAGGCGGTCTGGGAATGCTGGCCATCGGCGCAGGTGGACTGGATGTTGCTGTGGCAATGGGCGGAGGACCATATTATTTGACTATGCCGAAGGTATGCAGAGTAATCCTGAAGGGCAGGCTTAATCCTTGGATTGCAGCAAAGGACATAATCCTGGAAGTGCTAAGGCTGCTCACTGTAAAGGGTGGTGTCGGCAAGATCATCGAATATGCGGGAGAGGGTGTGAAAACCCTTACAGTTCCTGAAAGGGCGACCATAACAAATATGGGTGCCGAGCTCGGAGCAACCACCTCCATATTCCCCAGCGATGAAGTTACCAGAGCTTTCCTGAAGGCTCAGGGAAGAGAGTCAGACTGGGTGGAATTAAAACCGGATGATGACGCAGTATATGACGAGGAGATAGTAATAGATCTTGATAAATTGGAACCTTTGGTAGCTTTGCCCCACAGTCCCGACAATGTTGTAAAAATCAGCGAGGTGGGAAAAATCAAGGTTGATCAGGTGGCTATAGGCAGCTGCACCAACTCATCCTACGTAGACATGATGAAGGTGGCAATGATGCTGAAAGGAAAGACAGTTCATCCTGATGTGAGCCTGGTAATCGCTCCCGGTTCAAAACAGGTGCTGACAATGCTGGCTCAAAACGGTGCATTGGCGGATATGGTGGCAGCAGGAGCGAGAATCCTTGAGTCGGCATGCGGGCCATGCATAGGCATGGGGCAGGCTCCGGCTTCCAATGCGGTTTCCCTCAGAACCTTCAATAGAAACTTTGAAGGCCGCAGTGGTACGGCTTCTGCCAAGGTTTACCTGGTAAGCCCTGAGGTTGCTGCTGCCAGCGCGATAACCGGAGTACTCACAGATCCGAGGGAGCTGGGAGAGGCACCTGTAGTATCAATGCCTGAGGAATTCCTCGTGAATGACAATATGATTGTGCCTCCTGCAGAGGATGGAGAAAAGGTTGAAGTGGTGAGGGGACCGAATATCAAGCCCTTCCCGTTGAATAGCGAGCTGCCGGAAAAGGTGTGCGGGAAAGCATTGATAAAGGTGGGAGATAACATAACTACCGATCATATCATGCCTTCCAATGCAAAGCTTCTACCCTTCCGTTCAAATATACCTTATCTGGCGGAATTCTGCCTGACTCCATGTGATCCTGATTTTCCGAAGAGAGCCAAGGAAAACGGTGGAGGATTTATTGTGGGCGGTTCCAACTATGGACAGGGTTCAAGCCGTGAACATGCGGCTCTTGCTCCCTTGCAGCTGGGGGTAAAAGGAGTGATTGCAAAATCCTTTGCGAGAATCCACATGGCAAACCTTATAAATTCCGGAATTTTGCCGATGACTTTTGTGGATGAGGCTGATTACGACAGCATTGATTGCGGAGACGAGCTGGTGATAGAGGATGCAAGGAACCGGATAAAAAACGGCGGAGAGCTTTTGCTGCGCAATATCACAAAGAATAAGGATATAAAGGTTAAAGTTGCATTATCGGAGAGGCAGGCAGAAATGATACTGGCCGGCGGCCTTATCAATTACACCCGCCGTCAGAGCAATCAGTAA
- a CDS encoding 2-isopropylmalate synthase, translating to MLEFNKRTNTLEQNQYKYSLQDVSEPNLYRDIYNYDEIPKCAFNHRRVPMAPPDEIWITDTTFRDGQQSRAPYTVEQIVTLFDFLHRLGGPKGKIRQSEFFLYSDKDKEAVYKCMERGYEFPEVTSWIRATKKDFLLAKEMGMKESGFLVSCSDYHIFKKLHMTRKQALDHYMSIIKEAIDVGIKPRCHFEDITRADFYGFVVPFAIELRKLMEESGVPIKIRACDTLGYGVFFPGAALPRSVPGIIYGLRHYAGFPSELIEWHGHNDFYKAVANSSTAWMYGASSVNCSLLGIGERTGNTPLEAMVIEYAQLRGTTDGMDTTVITEIAEYYEKELGYAIPPRTPFVGKHFNVTQAGIHADGILKDEEIYNIFNTSKLLKRPIGVAITQTSGLAGIALWVNNNFGLEGSKKLDKKDERIAKIKDWVDQQYQSGRTTSISDDEMMEAVKMLAPDIFDLAL from the coding sequence ATGCTTGAATTTAACAAGAGAACCAATACGCTGGAGCAAAACCAGTATAAATATTCCCTGCAGGACGTATCGGAACCAAACCTGTACAGGGATATATACAACTATGACGAAATACCTAAGTGCGCGTTTAATCATAGACGGGTTCCCATGGCACCACCGGATGAAATATGGATAACGGATACTACCTTTCGTGATGGGCAGCAGTCCAGAGCACCGTATACGGTGGAACAGATCGTGACATTGTTTGATTTTCTTCATAGGCTGGGAGGACCAAAGGGCAAAATCCGTCAGAGCGAATTTTTCCTCTACAGCGACAAAGATAAGGAAGCCGTATATAAGTGTATGGAGAGAGGCTATGAATTTCCGGAGGTTACCAGCTGGATCAGAGCGACAAAGAAAGATTTTCTGCTGGCAAAGGAAATGGGCATGAAAGAAAGCGGTTTCCTTGTGAGCTGTTCCGACTACCACATTTTCAAAAAGCTGCACATGACAAGGAAGCAGGCCCTTGATCACTATATGAGCATTATAAAGGAAGCAATTGATGTGGGAATAAAACCCCGCTGTCATTTTGAAGATATTACCAGAGCGGATTTTTATGGATTTGTCGTGCCTTTTGCCATAGAGCTCAGGAAGCTCATGGAGGAAAGCGGAGTGCCGATAAAAATAAGGGCATGCGATACCTTGGGTTATGGAGTGTTCTTCCCTGGAGCGGCTTTGCCCAGAAGTGTTCCGGGTATTATATACGGATTGAGGCATTACGCCGGCTTCCCCAGCGAGTTGATAGAATGGCATGGCCACAATGATTTTTACAAAGCCGTTGCTAATTCTTCCACAGCATGGATGTACGGCGCATCCAGTGTTAACTGCTCCTTGCTGGGAATAGGTGAAAGGACGGGTAACACTCCTCTTGAGGCGATGGTCATTGAATACGCCCAGTTAAGGGGTACAACTGACGGCATGGATACTACGGTGATTACAGAGATTGCAGAATATTATGAAAAGGAACTGGGATATGCAATACCACCTAGGACTCCTTTTGTAGGCAAGCATTTTAACGTAACCCAGGCAGGTATTCATGCAGATGGAATATTGAAGGACGAGGAAATTTACAATATTTTCAACACATCGAAGCTTCTGAAAAGGCCAATAGGAGTGGCAATAACTCAAACTTCAGGCCTTGCAGGCATAGCCTTGTGGGTTAATAATAATTTTGGACTGGAAGGAAGCAAGAAGCTTGATAAAAAAGATGAAAGAATCGCAAAGATAAAGGATTGGGTGGATCAGCAGTACCAGTCGGGAAGAACGACATCAATAAGCGACGATGAGATGATGGAAGCGGTAAAAATGCTGGCGCCGGACATTTTCGACCTGGCCCTCTGA
- a CDS encoding methyl-accepting chemotaxis protein: MQEKDAKKFNAFNAAMLFSVVTGALWGILTGVITGEWLPLLFFILSGVITTIIAKIVIESSIKKVSNRLANEMVHIRNGDFTYLIDSRSFGALGNVSIQVHSIISNIKKLIESFFSLSLSIVRASKQVKSTSDEAASAMVEISRTIDEIAKGASEQAQEAQQGVQLMEKLSEQIDLVSRIYSQVTDETKKISELNNVGLESVNILHQKSDENYSTSEKIFSVVEKLTTTTKNISLFVETIEDIAEQTNLLALNAAIEAARAGEAGKGFAVVAEEVRALADQSRKAAEEITGMMESIQEESQQAIKSMEDMRKSSKEQNEAVAKTNSAFGDIANAITLIIEKIDGVNSAIEKMQEDKDHVIAAIENISSVSEETAASSQQVAATTEQQLSAFEAMKSASEELDNLVKELDKNLKAYKVK; the protein is encoded by the coding sequence ATGCAGGAGAAAGATGCAAAGAAATTTAATGCATTTAATGCGGCAATGTTGTTTTCAGTCGTGACCGGTGCCCTATGGGGTATACTTACAGGTGTTATTACTGGGGAATGGCTGCCCTTGCTGTTTTTCATTCTGTCGGGAGTTATTACCACCATTATTGCGAAAATAGTGATAGAATCATCAATAAAAAAGGTTTCAAACCGGCTTGCCAATGAGATGGTACATATCAGAAACGGTGACTTTACATATCTGATAGATTCAAGAAGCTTCGGAGCTTTAGGAAATGTATCCATACAAGTGCATAGCATTATAAGCAACATTAAAAAGCTGATAGAAAGTTTCTTCTCCCTTTCCCTCTCTATTGTCAGGGCATCAAAGCAGGTAAAGTCAACATCCGATGAAGCTGCGTCAGCTATGGTAGAGATTTCCCGAACAATCGACGAGATTGCCAAAGGCGCCTCAGAGCAGGCTCAGGAAGCACAGCAGGGCGTTCAGTTGATGGAGAAGCTTTCAGAGCAGATCGACCTTGTATCCAGGATTTATTCCCAGGTAACGGATGAGACGAAAAAAATAAGCGAACTTAATAACGTAGGTTTGGAATCAGTTAATATACTGCATCAGAAATCTGACGAAAACTATAGTACCTCTGAAAAGATTTTCTCCGTTGTCGAAAAATTAACCACCACTACAAAGAATATAAGCCTTTTTGTTGAAACCATTGAAGATATAGCAGAGCAAACCAATCTTCTTGCGCTGAATGCCGCAATAGAAGCTGCAAGAGCCGGTGAAGCCGGCAAAGGTTTTGCGGTTGTTGCCGAAGAAGTAAGGGCTTTAGCCGACCAGAGCCGGAAAGCGGCCGAGGAGATCACCGGCATGATGGAAAGCATACAGGAAGAATCCCAACAGGCAATTAAGTCCATGGAGGACATGAGAAAATCCAGCAAAGAGCAAAATGAAGCAGTTGCTAAAACAAACAGCGCTTTTGGTGATATCGCCAATGCTATCACGTTGATCATTGAAAAAATAGACGGAGTAAACAGCGCTATAGAAAAAATGCAGGAGGATAAGGATCATGTTATTGCCGCCATTGAGAACATATCCTCCGTTTCCGAAGAAACTGCCGCTTCCAGCCAGCAGGTCGCTGCCACTACCGAACAGCAGCTATCAGCTTTCGAAGCTATGAAATCTGCTTCCGAAGAGCTCGACAACCTTGTCAAGGAGCTGGATAAGAATCTCAAAGCCTACAAGGTGAAGTAA
- a CDS encoding MBL fold metallo-hydrolase — MKLTILGNNGPFPAAGGACSGYLITEGEHKLLIDCGNGVLSNLQKYTRFEDLDAIILTHLHSDHMSDMMVLRYAVDIKMKRGLMSKPIKVYAPDQPMDEYERLNIKNVFDLASIDSNTVLNIGGMRLSFAEMKHPVKCFAVSIESKGKRFVFSGDTSWTENIVRFAENADLLMLDAGLLSRDKKDENVPHLTARECGIVAMKSGAKRLLLTHFWPDYDTNELLAEAAEEYPKAEIAKLLAEYDV, encoded by the coding sequence ATGAAACTCACGATACTGGGAAACAACGGACCTTTTCCTGCAGCAGGAGGAGCCTGCTCCGGGTATTTGATTACCGAAGGCGAGCATAAGCTTTTGATTGACTGCGGAAATGGAGTTTTGAGCAACTTGCAGAAATACACAAGGTTTGAGGATCTGGATGCCATAATACTGACGCATCTCCACAGCGACCACATGTCGGATATGATGGTGCTGAGATATGCTGTGGACATCAAGATGAAGAGGGGGTTGATGTCAAAGCCCATAAAAGTATATGCTCCGGATCAGCCGATGGATGAATACGAACGCCTCAACATAAAGAACGTATTTGATCTTGCTTCGATAGACAGCAATACCGTGTTGAACATAGGTGGTATGAGGCTATCCTTCGCGGAAATGAAGCACCCTGTGAAGTGCTTTGCGGTATCAATAGAGTCCAAAGGAAAACGATTTGTCTTTTCCGGAGATACGTCATGGACCGAGAATATTGTGAGGTTTGCGGAAAATGCCGACCTCCTCATGCTTGATGCAGGACTGCTTTCCCGGGACAAGAAGGATGAAAATGTGCCTCACCTTACAGCCCGGGAATGTGGTATTGTTGCTATGAAATCAGGAGCTAAAAGGCTTCTTCTCACCCATTTTTGGCCTGATTATGACACAAATGAACTCTTGGCGGAAGCCGCGGAAGAGTACCCTAAAGCTGAGATCGCCAAATTGCTTGCGGAATATGATGTTTAA
- a CDS encoding ECF transporter S component produces the protein MNSVSTKKLVLNGLMIAIVFLATYFTRIPGPIYPGYINFGDIVIMVAAILLGRGTGLASGAIGSAIADIAAGGMIFAPITFVVKGLEGYIAGVIADSAEKNAHGEARRLAAVVISAAVMVAGYFIAEWLLLPFVDKTFGYTAAIAELVPNLVQGGVSAVAAYVLVSLLDRVGVRKVLN, from the coding sequence ATGAATAGTGTTTCTACTAAAAAGTTAGTTTTAAATGGGCTGATGATTGCCATCGTATTTCTGGCAACATACTTTACACGCATACCGGGGCCTATTTATCCTGGTTATATCAATTTCGGCGACATTGTCATAATGGTGGCGGCCATCCTTTTGGGAAGGGGAACCGGGCTGGCTTCCGGGGCAATAGGTTCAGCCATCGCTGATATTGCTGCAGGAGGAATGATATTTGCCCCCATCACCTTTGTTGTAAAAGGATTGGAAGGATATATAGCCGGAGTTATCGCCGATTCTGCCGAAAAAAATGCCCATGGTGAAGCGCGTCGGTTAGCGGCTGTGGTGATTTCAGCTGCGGTAATGGTAGCCGGTTATTTTATTGCAGAATGGCTATTGCTTCCTTTTGTGGACAAAACTTTCGGATATACGGCGGCAATAGCGGAGCTGGTGCCCAACTTGGTGCAGGGAGGAGTAAGTGCTGTGGCTGCATATGTTTTAGTATCGCTGCTGGACAGGGTAGGAGTAAGAAAAGTATTGAATTAA
- a CDS encoding ECF transporter S component, producing the protein MKVSLNSMVKVAIMSALSLIIMFFELPLPLFPAFLKIDFSDIPALLVTFSLGPLYGALVELIKNLLHLFRTSTVGIGELANFLVGVSYVVPAGIVYKYNKSKKGAFLGLAVGTASMVVFASLFNYFFLIPMYAKVLNFPTEAVVAMGTEVNKHIVDVRSLISYAIAPFNAIKGIVVSLVVVLIYKRLSPILHKGLGK; encoded by the coding sequence ATGAAGGTATCATTAAACTCAATGGTTAAAGTTGCAATAATGTCGGCTCTATCACTGATAATTATGTTTTTTGAACTGCCGTTACCGTTATTCCCGGCTTTTCTGAAAATAGACTTCAGTGATATACCCGCACTCCTAGTAACATTTTCTTTAGGCCCTCTTTATGGCGCTTTGGTAGAGCTGATAAAAAACCTGCTGCACCTTTTCAGAACTTCCACTGTAGGAATTGGTGAGCTGGCGAATTTCCTGGTAGGAGTGTCTTACGTCGTTCCTGCAGGTATTGTCTACAAGTATAATAAAAGCAAAAAAGGCGCATTTCTGGGGCTTGCTGTAGGAACCGCCTCAATGGTTGTCTTTGCCTCACTGTTCAATTACTTCTTCCTCATACCAATGTACGCAAAAGTACTTAACTTCCCTACTGAAGCGGTAGTTGCCATGGGCACCGAAGTAAACAAGCACATTGTTGACGTAAGGTCATTGATATCCTATGCCATAGCTCCGTTTAACGCTATCAAAGGAATTGTTGTTTCCTTAGTTGTAGTCCTTATTTATAAAAGGCTGTCCCCTATTCTGCACAAAGGGTTGGGTAAATAG
- the mgrA gene encoding L-glyceraldehyde 3-phosphate reductase, with protein sequence MDYTPSKERYDRMIYNRCGRSGLKLPAISLGLWHNFGGINVFENGRAIIRKAFDLGITHFDIANNYGPPPGSAEENFGRILKLDFAGHRDEMIISTKAGFGMWPGPYGDWGSRKYLIASLDQSLKRLGLDYVDIFYSHRPDPETPLEETMGALDHVVRQGKALYVGLSNYNADQTREAVAILKKLGTPCLIHQPSYSMFDRWIEKGLQDVLKEEGIGTIAYVPLAQGLLTDKYLNGIPADSRAAGPSVFLKSENITEDKLSKVRRLNELAKERGQSLAQMALAWVLREGRVTSALIGASKVSQIEENVGALKNLNFSGEELARIEEILNS encoded by the coding sequence ATGGATTACACACCAAGTAAAGAAAGATACGACCGCATGATTTATAATCGCTGCGGAAGAAGCGGATTGAAGCTTCCTGCCATATCCCTTGGGCTATGGCACAATTTCGGAGGGATCAATGTTTTTGAAAACGGCAGGGCCATCATACGCAAAGCCTTTGATCTGGGAATAACCCATTTTGACATTGCAAATAATTATGGACCGCCTCCGGGATCAGCGGAAGAAAACTTCGGAAGAATACTTAAGCTTGATTTTGCAGGACATAGGGATGAAATGATAATATCCACCAAAGCCGGTTTTGGCATGTGGCCTGGACCATACGGTGACTGGGGCTCCAGAAAATATCTTATAGCCAGCCTGGATCAGAGCCTTAAGCGTCTTGGTCTGGATTATGTGGATATATTCTACTCCCACAGGCCGGACCCAGAAACTCCGCTGGAAGAAACCATGGGTGCCCTGGACCATGTGGTCAGGCAGGGGAAGGCTTTATATGTAGGTCTGTCCAACTATAATGCCGACCAGACCAGGGAAGCTGTGGCAATCCTTAAAAAGCTGGGTACTCCATGCTTGATTCACCAGCCTTCCTACTCCATGTTTGACCGCTGGATAGAAAAGGGTCTTCAGGATGTGCTTAAGGAGGAGGGTATTGGCACCATAGCCTATGTTCCCTTGGCACAGGGACTGCTCACCGACAAGTATCTCAATGGTATACCTGCAGACTCAAGAGCTGCCGGCCCTTCGGTTTTTCTTAAAAGTGAAAACATTACGGAAGATAAACTCAGCAAAGTCCGCCGGCTGAATGAATTAGCCAAAGAGAGGGGGCAGAGCCTCGCTCAGATGGCCCTGGCCTGGGTTCTTCGGGAAGGCCGGGTGACATCGGCATTAATAGGAGCCAGCAAGGTAAGCCAGATTGAAGAAAATGTGGGCGCTTTGAAAAATCTTAACTTCAGCGGTGAAGAATTGGCCAGAATAGAAGAAATTCTAAATTCGTAG